A single window of Methanoculleus oceani DNA harbors:
- a CDS encoding thiamine pyrophosphate-binding protein: MKKTTSEGAAMTVADVLVSELAAWGITLYFGIPGSSSLPFVDAVRKNPGARYIVVRHEQTAALAASAYNKFTGKIAVCLTIAGPGATNLATGLYDAKEDRASVLALSGQVKTQYAGPGGIQEIDQDAFFRPITVFNNTVADPTTAVKLLTRALRYAVIARGVAQLSLPNDVQAEPLEPAYCERETCLPAVTVAPTDEAVRAAAEAIDGAARPVILAGFGAMGAAGAVLDLAKTIQAPVVTTFRAKGILPDEDEWVAGVHGPLGTPHARTLVSESDLVIACGASFSDLTGIPGDKRAVHIDIDPLQLGKHPFVVAVWGDCAVALPRIRERVRQREDAGTRAWLAERRREWFDRLDREADPQIVPIRPPYIMKVLSETLPEDAVISLDVGENQWWFGRNFRMKRQRFAMSGYLGTMGFGLPGAIAAKLAYPEKTVVCITGDGGFSMVMADFATTVKYDLPIVVVVLNNHELAMIREEQREADYPPFGTDLTNPDFAAFAETCGGAGMRVTRPQDLPEAVLRAVQMNKPVVIDIETDPKRFE; the protein is encoded by the coding sequence ATGAAGAAGACTACCTCTGAAGGGGCCGCCATGACCGTGGCCGACGTTCTGGTCTCGGAACTCGCGGCATGGGGGATCACCCTGTACTTCGGTATCCCCGGTTCATCGTCGCTCCCGTTCGTGGACGCGGTGAGGAAGAACCCCGGTGCCCGGTATATCGTCGTCCGGCACGAGCAGACCGCGGCGCTGGCGGCGTCTGCCTACAACAAGTTTACGGGAAAGATCGCGGTCTGCCTGACCATCGCCGGACCCGGGGCGACGAACCTCGCCACCGGGCTCTACGACGCGAAGGAGGACCGGGCGAGCGTGCTTGCGCTCTCCGGGCAGGTGAAGACGCAGTACGCCGGTCCCGGCGGCATCCAGGAGATCGACCAGGACGCGTTCTTCCGGCCCATCACGGTCTTCAACAACACCGTCGCCGACCCGACGACGGCGGTCAAACTCCTCACCCGGGCGCTCCGTTACGCCGTCATCGCCCGCGGTGTCGCCCAGCTCTCGCTCCCGAACGACGTCCAGGCGGAACCCCTCGAACCCGCCTACTGCGAACGCGAGACCTGTCTCCCGGCGGTCACGGTGGCCCCGACCGACGAGGCCGTCCGGGCGGCGGCCGAGGCGATCGACGGCGCCGCACGGCCGGTCATCCTCGCGGGTTTCGGGGCCATGGGTGCGGCCGGAGCGGTCCTCGATCTCGCAAAGACGATCCAGGCGCCGGTCGTCACCACCTTCCGGGCGAAGGGCATCCTCCCCGACGAGGACGAGTGGGTTGCCGGGGTGCACGGGCCGCTCGGGACGCCGCATGCCCGCACGCTCGTCAGCGAGTCGGACCTCGTGATCGCCTGCGGGGCGAGTTTCTCCGACCTCACCGGGATACCCGGGGACAAAAGGGCCGTCCACATCGATATTGACCCGCTCCAGCTCGGCAAACACCCGTTTGTCGTGGCGGTCTGGGGTGACTGTGCCGTCGCCCTGCCCCGGATCCGGGAGCGGGTCCGGCAGCGGGAGGACGCGGGGACCCGCGCATGGCTCGCGGAGCGGAGACGGGAGTGGTTCGACCGGCTCGACCGGGAGGCCGACCCACAGATCGTCCCTATCCGCCCGCCCTACATCATGAAGGTCCTCTCCGAGACCCTGCCGGAGGATGCGGTCATCTCTCTCGACGTCGGGGAGAACCAGTGGTGGTTCGGGAGGAACTTCCGGATGAAGCGGCAGCGGTTCGCGATGTCGGGCTACCTCGGGACGATGGGGTTCGGCCTCCCCGGGGCGATTGCGGCGAAACTGGCCTATCCGGAGAAGACCGTCGTCTGCATAACCGGGGACGGCGGGTTCTCCATGGTCATGGCCGACTTCGCCACAACGGTCAAGTACGATCTTCCCATCGTCGTCGTGGTCTTAAACAACCACGAACTTGCCATGATCCGGGAGGAGCAGCGGGAGGCGGACTACCCGCCGTTCGGCACCGATCTCACGAACCCCGACTTTGCCGCCTTTGCAGAGACCTGCGGCGGCGCCGGGATGCGGGTGACCCGGCCGCAGGACCTCCCGGAGGCCGTTCTCCGGGCGGTGCAGATGAACAAACCCGTCGTCATCGATATCGAGACCGATCCGAAGCGGTTCGAGTGA
- a CDS encoding rubredoxin: MARWVCSVCDYEYNEEAGDPATGIPPGTPFEELPDDWRCPRCTVGKGAFVRVNGEEEEVKTDEEDYL; encoded by the coding sequence ATGGCACGATGGGTGTGCAGTGTCTGTGATTACGAGTACAATGAGGAAGCGGGGGACCCGGCAACCGGCATACCGCCGGGTACGCCGTTTGAGGAGCTCCCCGACGACTGGCGGTGCCCGCGCTGCACCGTGGGGAAGGGAGCGTTCGTGCGGGTCAACGGAGAAGAGGAAGAGGTGAAGACGGATGAAGAAGACTACCTCTGA
- a CDS encoding slipin family protein translates to MSRQNPLRYAIALLIALLGVLVAYAAFTIPGLSPVIWVAAAIVLAGVLAAASVQIADQWEKAVVLRLGRFSGLRGPGAFIIVPLIDTVAYWIDLRTITTSFRAEKTLTRDTVPVDVEAVLFWRVRDPEKAALEVEDYRSAISWAAQTALREVIGKSDLANMLEGRERLDAELQRIIDVRTEQWGIHVSSVEIRDILIPRELQDAMSMQAQAERERQARVILGDSELQVAKKFEEAAKTYQNNPTALHLRAMNMLYEGLKEKATLVLVPASVLDTMTLGTTLGLSALAKNVAEENGDSRGVAAGDEKPRPPAVGKPGSP, encoded by the coding sequence ATGAGCAGGCAGAACCCGCTGCGATATGCAATTGCCCTCCTGATCGCGCTCCTTGGAGTGCTGGTCGCGTACGCTGCCTTCACAATCCCCGGCCTCTCCCCCGTCATCTGGGTTGCCGCCGCCATCGTCCTCGCGGGGGTGCTCGCCGCCGCCTCGGTGCAGATCGCCGACCAGTGGGAGAAAGCGGTCGTGCTGCGCCTGGGCCGGTTCTCGGGCCTCAGGGGTCCGGGCGCCTTCATCATCGTGCCGCTCATCGATACGGTGGCCTACTGGATCGATCTCCGCACTATCACGACGTCGTTTCGGGCGGAAAAGACCCTCACCCGCGATACGGTCCCGGTCGACGTCGAGGCGGTCCTCTTCTGGCGCGTGAGGGACCCGGAAAAGGCGGCGCTGGAGGTCGAGGACTACCGCTCAGCCATCAGCTGGGCGGCGCAGACGGCGCTCCGGGAGGTCATCGGGAAGTCCGACCTCGCAAATATGCTCGAGGGCCGGGAGAGGCTCGATGCGGAGCTGCAGCGGATCATCGACGTCCGGACCGAACAGTGGGGAATCCATGTCAGTTCCGTGGAGATCCGGGATATCCTGATCCCCCGCGAGTTGCAGGACGCGATGTCCATGCAGGCCCAGGCGGAGCGCGAGCGGCAGGCGCGGGTGATCCTCGGCGACTCCGAGCTGCAGGTCGCGAAGAAGTTCGAGGAGGCGGCGAAGACCTACCAGAACAACCCGACCGCCCTCCACCTCCGGGCGATGAACATGCTCTACGAAGGCCTCAAGGAGAAGGCGACGCTCGTCCTCGTTCCGGCATCGGTGCTCGACACGATGACCCTCGGGACCACCCTCGGCCTCTCGGCGCTCGCCAAAAACGTGGCGGAGGAAAACGGGGACAGCCGGGGGGTCGCAGCCGGTGATGAGAAGCCCCGTCCCCCTGCGGTGGGGAAACCCGGGTCGCCCTGA
- the nfi gene encoding deoxyribonuclease V (cleaves DNA at apurinic or apyrimidinic sites), with the protein MRRETTMELGDVHSFDLTPAEAIRLQEALRARVRLSGDIGEISLVAGADASYEKGSDEIHAVVVALGYPDLTVVERVSASTETSFPYIPGLLTFREGPALIEAFRRLRSEPDVVFFDGQGIAHPRGLGIASHMGILLDRPTVGVAKSLLSGTATEPGPGMGSTAPILRDGETIGMTVRTKEKTKPVYVSVGHRITLSTAVDLVLATSRGYRLPEPTRQAHLFANTVRREGSGEGRQTTLLSGGG; encoded by the coding sequence GTGAGACGGGAGACGACCATGGAGCTCGGTGATGTTCACTCGTTCGACCTGACACCGGCCGAAGCAATCCGCCTCCAGGAGGCGCTCCGGGCCCGGGTCCGCCTATCCGGCGATATCGGGGAGATCTCCCTCGTGGCCGGCGCCGACGCCTCCTACGAGAAGGGCTCGGACGAGATCCACGCGGTCGTCGTCGCCCTTGGTTACCCGGATCTCACCGTCGTCGAGCGGGTCTCCGCAAGCACGGAGACGTCGTTTCCCTACATCCCCGGCCTCCTGACCTTCCGGGAAGGCCCCGCCCTCATCGAGGCGTTCCGGAGACTGCGGTCCGAGCCGGATGTCGTCTTCTTCGACGGGCAGGGGATCGCCCACCCCCGGGGCCTCGGCATCGCGAGCCACATGGGCATCCTGCTCGACCGGCCCACCGTCGGGGTCGCAAAGAGCCTTCTTTCGGGAACAGCGACGGAGCCGGGGCCCGGCATGGGATCGACCGCCCCCATACTTCGCGACGGCGAGACGATCGGGATGACGGTCCGGACGAAAGAGAAGACGAAACCGGTCTATGTCTCGGTGGGGCACCGGATCACTCTTTCAACCGCGGTCGACCTCGTCCTCGCGACCTCCCGGGGATACCGGCTCCCGGAGCCGACCCGGCAGGCCCACCTCTTCGCGAACACCGTCCGGAGGGAGGGGAGCGGAGAGGGGAGACAGACTACCCTCCTCTCCGGAGGGGGGTAG
- a CDS encoding FprA family A-type flavoprotein, translating into MAAREIVPGVFSVGAIDWDRRLFDELIPLPDGTTYNSYLVRGSEKTALIDTVDPTKTAELMGNLDGLGVGSIDYIVSNHAEQDHSGSIPAMLDRFGDAKVVTNQKCRDFLVDLLHIPQDRVVVIGDGDTLDLGDRTFEFIIAPWVHWPETMLTYLREDRILFSCDLFGSHYATSSLYVPDEGAIYESAKRYYAEIMMPFRSSIKAHLAKLASREIDVIAPSHGPAYDRPAFIVDAYLDWTDDAVKNMVVLPFVSMHGSTQAMVDHFVDALMQRGIPVQPFNLTKTDIGDLAKALVDAATVVIGSPTVIFGPHPQAVYAAYLANLLRPKTRYATVIGSYGWGGKTVDTVKDMLGRLKVEFLEPVYVRGYPKEEDFAALDRLADEIQKKHEEAGIAPS; encoded by the coding sequence ATGGCCGCACGTGAGATTGTGCCGGGCGTCTTTTCAGTCGGCGCCATCGACTGGGACCGCCGGCTCTTCGACGAACTGATCCCACTTCCCGACGGCACCACCTACAACAGTTACCTGGTGAGGGGCAGCGAGAAGACGGCGCTGATCGATACCGTCGATCCGACGAAGACCGCAGAACTCATGGGGAACCTGGACGGCCTCGGGGTCGGGAGCATCGACTACATCGTCTCCAACCATGCCGAACAGGATCATTCGGGATCGATACCGGCGATGCTCGACCGATTCGGCGACGCGAAGGTGGTGACGAACCAGAAGTGCCGCGACTTCCTGGTCGATCTTCTGCATATCCCGCAGGACCGGGTCGTCGTCATCGGCGACGGCGATACACTCGACCTCGGGGACAGAACGTTCGAGTTCATCATCGCCCCCTGGGTCCACTGGCCGGAGACGATGCTGACCTACCTCCGGGAAGACCGGATCCTCTTCTCCTGCGATCTCTTCGGCTCGCACTACGCGACGAGTTCCCTCTACGTCCCCGACGAGGGTGCGATCTACGAGTCCGCGAAGCGTTACTACGCCGAGATCATGATGCCCTTCCGGTCGAGCATCAAGGCGCACCTCGCGAAACTCGCGTCGCGGGAGATCGACGTGATCGCCCCGAGCCACGGCCCGGCCTATGACAGGCCGGCGTTCATCGTCGACGCCTACCTGGACTGGACGGACGACGCCGTGAAGAACATGGTGGTGCTTCCTTTCGTCTCCATGCACGGAAGCACGCAGGCGATGGTCGACCACTTCGTCGATGCCCTGATGCAGCGGGGTATCCCGGTCCAGCCGTTCAACCTCACAAAGACCGATATCGGCGACCTCGCAAAGGCTCTCGTGGATGCTGCGACGGTCGTGATCGGGTCGCCGACGGTCATCTTCGGCCCCCACCCGCAGGCGGTCTACGCGGCGTACCTCGCAAACCTCCTCCGCCCGAAGACGCGGTACGCGACGGTGATCGGGTCCTACGGCTGGGGCGGGAAGACGGTCGACACCGTGAAGGATATGCTCGGCCGGCTCAAGGTCGAGTTCCTCGAGCCGGTCTACGTCAGGGGCTACCCGAAGGAGGAGGACTTCGCGGCGCTGGACCGGCTCGCCGACGAGATCCAAAAGAAACACGAGGAAGCGGGGATCGCCCCGTCCTGA
- a CDS encoding phosphoribulokinase — protein MPPSDFKRVIAESPYVFIIGVAGDSGTGKTTFTRAIREIFGEDLVSTITIDDYHKYDRRERKELGITPLVPEANRFDLLEEHLSDLKAGRKIVKPVYNHDNGRFDPPVPFSPTKILILEGLHPFITPKMRTLIDFKLYVDPDPDVKRAWKIKRDVERRGYSPDAVEREMEERKPDFERYVAPQCLFADAVIRIAFSKYGREVSEERNVYHVTLCQNKLDRSIGDVDLSIDLFGLLSLSERDFMVEFTTEDVGGRTMGALTFDGELNDAVVRKLERNIEIQTQVEPIDLVQSGAYLTAGDMAQLILAWRIINRRIFIESAPETAGGEQAASAERGGCRCGRR, from the coding sequence ATGCCCCCGTCCGACTTCAAGAGAGTCATTGCAGAGTCGCCCTACGTCTTCATCATCGGCGTGGCGGGAGACAGCGGGACCGGAAAGACCACGTTCACCCGGGCGATCAGGGAGATCTTCGGAGAGGACCTCGTCTCCACCATCACCATCGACGACTACCACAAATACGACCGCCGGGAGCGCAAAGAGCTCGGGATCACGCCGCTCGTCCCCGAGGCGAACCGGTTCGACCTGCTGGAGGAGCACCTCTCTGACCTCAAAGCGGGAAGGAAGATCGTCAAACCGGTCTACAACCACGACAACGGGCGGTTCGACCCGCCGGTGCCCTTCAGCCCCACGAAGATCCTGATCCTCGAGGGGCTGCACCCATTTATAACCCCAAAGATGCGGACCCTGATCGACTTCAAGCTCTACGTGGACCCGGACCCCGACGTCAAACGCGCCTGGAAGATCAAGCGCGACGTGGAACGGCGGGGATACTCCCCCGACGCGGTCGAGAGAGAGATGGAAGAGCGCAAGCCCGACTTCGAGCGGTACGTCGCGCCGCAGTGCCTGTTCGCGGACGCGGTCATCAGGATCGCCTTCTCGAAGTACGGCCGGGAGGTGAGCGAGGAGAGGAACGTCTACCACGTCACCCTCTGCCAGAACAAGCTTGATCGAAGCATCGGGGACGTCGACCTCTCCATCGACCTCTTCGGGCTCCTCTCGCTCTCCGAGCGCGACTTCATGGTCGAGTTCACGACGGAAGACGTCGGCGGGAGGACGATGGGGGCGCTCACGTTCGATGGAGAGTTAAACGACGCCGTTGTCAGGAAACTGGAGAGGAACATCGAGATCCAGACGCAGGTGGAGCCCATCGATCTCGTCCAGAGCGGTGCTTACCTGACGGCCGGCGATATGGCCCAGCTCATCCTCGCCTGGCGGATCATCAACCGGCGCATCTTCATCGAGAGCGCCCCGGAAACGGCCGGGGGGGAGCAGGCGGCGTCGGCCGAAAGAGGCGGGTGCCGATGCGGCCGCAGGTGA
- a CDS encoding TrkH family potassium uptake protein, giving the protein MDRIEQFSIIAPDIGNIFRYMSIATAVPLVVAVIYREWEMILPMVSVPVVLFLLGTLLVRVPRKEREAPLSAALMAVALIWLIIALVSALPFSLGLGVSYLDAVFEAMSGWTDTGLTMMRSVEDLPRTLLFWRSLMQWLGGIGIVAFTVAMASRTGLTQFRLYRSEGRSEALMPSVVATGFEMWKIYLVLTAASIGLVLLSGIPLWDAVNIALVAISTGGFSVHSEGIPFYNNPLLEVLIVPIMIAGALPFKIYYLLYRQKGVRFFDDQQARLLFILVALGIVVIAWDLITLSATDLPTAIPQALFMSAAAVTSTGFQVASPNEWASVTVLFLSMLMVIGGSSGSTAGGIKLSRVVLGFQSLLWWFRRMFVSGKVLVPFKYDGKVIPKNIADLEVSRNMLTIMLYFLIIFVATILVMHLQPTPFDSSNVIFEVVSAMCNNGISTGFVSPDMADSAKVLFIMVMWIGRLEIIPVIMLVMGVLKRFE; this is encoded by the coding sequence ATGGATAGGATCGAGCAGTTCTCGATCATCGCACCCGATATCGGCAATATCTTCAGGTACATGAGCATCGCCACGGCGGTGCCGCTTGTCGTGGCGGTGATCTATCGGGAGTGGGAGATGATCCTGCCCATGGTCTCCGTCCCGGTCGTCCTTTTTCTCCTCGGGACACTTCTTGTCCGGGTTCCCCGGAAAGAGCGTGAGGCGCCCCTGTCCGCCGCCCTTATGGCCGTCGCCCTGATCTGGCTGATCATCGCGCTGGTGAGCGCCCTGCCGTTCAGCCTCGGGCTCGGCGTCTCCTACCTCGACGCCGTCTTCGAGGCGATGTCGGGGTGGACCGATACGGGCCTGACAATGATGCGGTCGGTCGAGGACCTGCCACGGACGCTCCTCTTCTGGCGGTCGCTGATGCAGTGGCTCGGCGGTATCGGGATCGTCGCCTTCACCGTCGCGATGGCTTCGAGGACCGGGCTGACGCAGTTCCGCCTCTACCGGTCGGAAGGTCGCTCGGAGGCGCTGATGCCGAGCGTCGTCGCAACGGGCTTTGAGATGTGGAAGATTTACCTGGTGCTGACCGCCGCCTCGATCGGCCTCGTCCTCCTCTCGGGGATACCCCTCTGGGACGCGGTGAACATCGCCCTTGTCGCGATCTCCACCGGAGGGTTCTCCGTCCACTCGGAAGGGATCCCCTTCTACAACAACCCGCTCCTCGAAGTCCTCATCGTCCCGATCATGATCGCCGGTGCCCTCCCGTTCAAGATCTACTACCTCCTCTACCGCCAGAAAGGTGTGCGGTTCTTCGACGACCAGCAGGCACGCCTCCTCTTCATACTCGTCGCGCTCGGGATCGTCGTGATCGCATGGGACCTCATCACGCTCAGCGCGACCGATCTGCCCACCGCCATCCCCCAGGCGCTCTTCATGTCGGCCGCGGCGGTCACCAGTACCGGGTTCCAGGTCGCCTCTCCGAACGAGTGGGCGAGCGTGACCGTCCTCTTTCTATCCATGCTGATGGTGATCGGCGGGTCGTCGGGGAGCACCGCCGGCGGTATCAAACTCTCCCGGGTGGTCCTCGGGTTCCAGAGCCTGCTCTGGTGGTTCCGGCGGATGTTCGTCTCCGGGAAGGTGCTCGTGCCCTTCAAGTACGACGGTAAGGTGATCCCGAAGAACATCGCCGACCTCGAGGTCTCCCGGAACATGCTGACCATCATGCTCTATTTCCTGATCATCTTCGTCGCCACGATACTGGTGATGCACCTGCAGCCGACGCCCTTCGACTCGAGCAACGTGATCTTCGAGGTCGTCTCCGCGATGTGCAACAACGGCATCTCCACAGGGTTCGTCTCACCCGATATGGCCGATTCGGCGAAGGTTCTCTTCATCATGGTCATGTGGATCGGGCGCCTAGAGATCATCCCGGTGATCATGCTCGTTATGGGTGTCCTCAAGCGGTTCGAGTGA
- the cfbC gene encoding Ni-sirohydrochlorin a,c-diamide reductive cyclase ATP-dependent reductase subunit: MKQIALYGKGGIGKSTTAANLSAALAGEGLDILQIGCDPKHDSTRMLMHGTWIPTVLDLIRERGDESITADDVVYEGFRGVRCVEAGGPEPGIGCAGRGIIATFQLLERLEALKGDVIVYDVLGDVVCGGFAMPMREGYAQEVYLVTSGELMSVYAANNIAKAIARLSRRVRSRCSLGGVICNAKNIEGERDLVEEFARRINSRLIAYIPRSRVVQVAELHKQTVVEYAPESDQAAVYQELARTIYGNETTSIPTPLEMDELETFALEFVQV, from the coding sequence ATGAAACAGATCGCTCTCTACGGGAAGGGGGGAATCGGGAAATCCACCACTGCAGCGAACCTGTCGGCAGCACTCGCAGGAGAGGGGCTCGATATCCTGCAGATCGGCTGCGATCCGAAGCACGACAGCACCCGCATGCTGATGCACGGGACCTGGATCCCGACGGTCCTCGACCTCATCCGGGAGCGTGGAGACGAGAGCATCACCGCCGACGACGTGGTCTACGAGGGCTTCCGGGGGGTGCGCTGCGTGGAGGCCGGCGGCCCAGAACCGGGGATCGGGTGCGCCGGCCGGGGCATCATCGCGACATTCCAGCTCCTCGAACGCCTGGAGGCCCTCAAAGGCGACGTGATCGTCTACGATGTCCTCGGAGACGTCGTCTGCGGCGGCTTCGCGATGCCGATGCGTGAGGGATACGCGCAGGAGGTCTACCTGGTCACCTCCGGCGAACTGATGTCCGTCTACGCAGCGAACAACATCGCAAAAGCCATCGCCCGCCTCTCGCGCAGGGTGCGGAGCAGGTGCTCCCTCGGAGGCGTGATCTGCAACGCAAAGAACATCGAGGGCGAACGGGACCTGGTGGAGGAGTTCGCACGCCGGATCAACTCACGGCTCATCGCCTACATCCCCCGCTCCCGGGTCGTGCAGGTTGCGGAACTGCACAAGCAGACGGTCGTCGAGTACGCCCCCGAATCGGACCAGGCGGCGGTCTACCAGGAACTTGCACGCACGATTTACGGAAACGAAACGACGAGTATCCCCACCCCCCTCGAGATGGATGAGCTCGAAACCTTCGCCCTCGAATTCGTCCAGGTTTGA
- a CDS encoding nitrogenase component 1, with protein sequence MSSKPSPSNSSRFEGCTLTGALSVLTEVRDAVCIVHGPAGCTHHNFSLLHATLLSNGRVEVPRLLSTRLTENGIIFGGEEALEKTITRALSLSPTPASVFVLSTCIVETIGDDVAAVCAKERSIPVIAVPTAGFLGGVFETGIRNALSSVASLARPGGEATLSANLVGEKNLEYGVDENAAEIARLLSRLGIGVNLRFVREIGTRDIERLGSAAVNILREPALRPVGEDLKRRLGTPYVDSFPAGLTGTCRFLEDVGRICGIDASAAVEEERAYQAAMLARFAGIAGSRVHFQSPHPMLKTDPGAEAICTECAEALDLAVVPDGAAIPLPYPAPVGTAGLRRMLHRWRVLIREKRRQPA encoded by the coding sequence ATGAGCTCGAAACCTTCGCCCTCGAATTCGTCCAGGTTTGAGGGGTGTACCCTGACCGGAGCGCTCTCGGTGCTCACGGAGGTACGGGACGCTGTCTGCATCGTCCACGGTCCGGCGGGGTGCACGCACCATAACTTCTCCCTTCTTCACGCCACGTTGCTCTCGAACGGCCGGGTCGAAGTCCCCCGCCTCCTCTCCACCCGCTTAACGGAGAACGGCATCATCTTCGGGGGGGAAGAGGCGCTGGAGAAGACCATAACACGGGCGCTCTCGCTCTCGCCCACGCCCGCTTCCGTCTTCGTCCTCTCGACCTGCATCGTCGAGACGATCGGGGACGACGTCGCGGCGGTCTGCGCAAAAGAGCGGAGCATCCCGGTCATCGCCGTCCCGACCGCCGGGTTCCTCGGGGGGGTATTTGAGACCGGCATCAGAAACGCCCTCTCCTCCGTAGCCTCGCTCGCCCGGCCCGGAGGCGAGGCGACCCTCTCGGCAAACCTGGTCGGCGAGAAGAACCTGGAGTACGGCGTCGACGAGAATGCGGCCGAGATCGCACGCCTCCTCAGCCGGCTCGGCATCGGGGTCAACCTCAGGTTCGTCCGGGAGATCGGTACCAGGGATATCGAACGCCTCGGCTCTGCCGCCGTGAACATCCTCCGCGAACCGGCGCTCCGGCCGGTCGGGGAAGACCTCAAACGGAGGCTCGGCACGCCCTACGTGGACTCGTTCCCGGCAGGCCTTACGGGGACGTGCCGATTCCTTGAGGATGTCGGCCGGATCTGCGGCATCGACGCCTCGGCAGCCGTCGAAGAGGAGCGCGCCTATCAGGCGGCGATGCTCGCGAGGTTCGCCGGGATCGCGGGCAGCAGGGTGCACTTCCAGTCTCCCCACCCCATGCTCAAGACCGATCCGGGCGCGGAGGCCATCTGCACCGAATGCGCCGAAGCCCTCGACCTCGCCGTCGTCCCGGACGGGGCGGCCATCCCCCTTCCGTACCCGGCGCCCGTGGGGACCGCCGGCCTCCGGCGGATGCTGCACCGGTGGCGGGTTCTTATCCGGGAGAAGAGGCGGCAGCCAGCGTGA
- a CDS encoding universal stress protein, protein MFERILFPTDFSEPSMKVLGYIPALQEAGTREVVLVHVIDSKDITLIASGGQGFLGTVPDRETEAQKELREEIQHRIIDTRRALERQGVKVTVRTPVGSPGKEVVAAADAEGVSLIVIGSHGRSNIRDRLLGTVSEYVIKNAHQPVLVIKREAVAGK, encoded by the coding sequence ATGTTCGAACGCATCTTGTTTCCAACGGACTTTTCAGAGCCCTCCATGAAAGTGCTGGGCTACATCCCCGCACTGCAGGAGGCGGGAACCCGGGAGGTGGTCCTCGTCCACGTCATCGACTCAAAGGACATCACGCTGATCGCCTCGGGAGGACAGGGGTTCCTCGGGACCGTACCCGACCGGGAGACCGAGGCCCAGAAAGAGTTGCGAGAAGAGATCCAGCACCGGATCATCGATACCCGACGGGCGCTCGAGAGACAGGGCGTCAAGGTGACCGTCCGGACACCCGTGGGCAGCCCGGGAAAGGAGGTCGTGGCTGCAGCGGACGCAGAAGGGGTCTCGCTCATCGTCATCGGCTCCCACGGCCGGTCGAACATCCGCGACCGCCTGCTCGGGACGGTCTCGGAGTACGTGATCAAGAACGCCCACCAGCCGGTCCTGGTCATCAAGCGTGAAGCGGTCGCCGGGAAGTAG
- a CDS encoding PH domain-containing protein — protein sequence MSLITLRIGEAFGPAPQFRSYLYASLVLAVVLFVLPWLAPVVVFSPLPVALAVAIPVLAVIAFVAYWIPLYCESITYRLTVTEVTWQRGVWFRQTGIVPYNRITNVDISQGPLMRFFSFSAVRVQTAGYSAQARAEIVLNGITDPKDLQEKIMNFVRRTGPVATGGEPEELPAADAVVEELRAIRMLLESRREK from the coding sequence ATGTCCCTCATCACCCTCCGCATCGGGGAGGCGTTTGGACCGGCGCCGCAGTTCCGGTCGTACCTCTACGCGTCCCTGGTCCTGGCCGTCGTCCTCTTCGTCCTGCCCTGGCTGGCTCCCGTCGTTGTCTTCAGCCCGCTGCCCGTCGCTCTCGCCGTCGCGATACCCGTCCTTGCCGTCATCGCCTTCGTCGCCTACTGGATACCCCTCTACTGCGAGAGCATCACCTACCGGCTCACCGTCACCGAGGTCACCTGGCAGCGGGGGGTCTGGTTCCGGCAGACGGGGATCGTCCCCTACAACCGGATCACGAACGTGGATATCTCCCAGGGGCCCCTTATGCGGTTCTTCTCCTTCTCGGCGGTCCGGGTGCAGACCGCCGGATACTCGGCCCAGGCGCGGGCGGAGATCGTCCTCAACGGGATAACGGATCCAAAGGACCTCCAGGAGAAGATCATGAACTTCGTACGGAGGACCGGTCCCGTCGCGACCGGGGGCGAGCCGGAAGAGCTGCCGGCTGCCGATGCGGTGGTGGAGGAACTGCGGGCGATCCGGATGTTGCTGGAGAGCAGGCGGGAGAAATAA